A genomic stretch from Candidatus Neomarinimicrobiota bacterium includes:
- a CDS encoding PorV/PorQ family protein — protein MKRITRILLSALLLLPMIGTAQSMVGTTAAYFLAIEVGGRSVGMGGAHVASVNDATALFWNPGAATRVRGSEALFVHSNWLAGTTFDHAAVVLHMGRAGTLGLSATILDYGDLIHTTIEDPDGTGLTFGATDMAIGLTLARAMTDRFSIGGTAKFISQKIWHEQALSVALDVGTLYRTDFRGLTLGMSISNFGLPMRMTGSDLEHFYDIAPELYGNNGKVVSALETGYYNLPLIFRAGIVMDVMRNDVMSLILAVDALHPNNNYESVNVGLEYELLQKFYVRAGRKAIFLEDTEEGLTLGVGLHIPMRGLKVRFDYGYEYFGRLQDIQNFSLALDF, from the coding sequence ATGAAACGTATTACAAGAATTCTACTGTCCGCCCTGCTGCTTCTACCGATGATCGGAACAGCCCAGTCCATGGTGGGTACTACTGCAGCATATTTTCTGGCCATCGAAGTAGGTGGTCGATCCGTTGGCATGGGTGGAGCCCATGTAGCCAGTGTGAACGATGCCACCGCTTTGTTCTGGAATCCCGGAGCTGCCACGCGTGTTCGGGGTAGTGAAGCGCTCTTCGTGCACTCCAATTGGTTGGCCGGTACTACTTTTGATCATGCAGCTGTCGTTTTGCATATGGGTCGTGCTGGAACGCTGGGTTTATCAGCCACCATCCTGGACTACGGCGATCTGATCCACACCACCATTGAAGACCCTGATGGAACGGGTCTGACCTTTGGTGCCACAGATATGGCTATTGGGCTGACACTGGCCAGAGCCATGACGGATAGATTTTCCATTGGTGGCACGGCCAAATTCATCAGTCAGAAGATCTGGCATGAACAGGCGCTTTCAGTTGCTCTGGATGTGGGGACTTTATATCGAACAGATTTCAGGGGATTAACCCTGGGGATGAGTATTTCCAATTTTGGTCTGCCCATGCGGATGACCGGATCGGATCTAGAGCATTTTTATGATATTGCTCCCGAGCTATACGGGAATAATGGCAAGGTTGTTTCTGCCCTGGAAACCGGTTATTACAACCTTCCATTGATCTTTCGGGCAGGTATTGTTATGGATGTCATGCGCAACGATGTCATGAGTTTGATTCTGGCAGTTGATGCGCTGCACCCCAATAACAACTATGAAAGTGTGAATGTGGGACTCGAGTATGAATTGTTGCAGAAATTCTATGTTCGGGCCGGACGAAAAGCCATTTTTCTGGAAGATACGGAAGAAGGCTTAACCCTGGGGGTGGGCCTACACATTCCCATGCGTGGGTTGAAGGTCAGATTTGATTATGGGTACGAGTATTTTGGAAGACTTCAGGATATTCAGAATTTTAGTCTGGCCCTGGATTTTTAA
- a CDS encoding peptidylprolyl isomerase: MKNDKSQILILVAFASFLLSSCSKDELPPHVIAEVSGRQITADDFKRAYIPVLLYSDKPESAQTREEVLNFLIDQTILAQAAQNLHLDTPPTLETVTRTARKSAFTRILYTEWVKQQLPEPSEAELRQAFQRSHSSLLIRHLFIKDSSEARQLHENLTSGANWDSVATVTFEDPSLAANGGVLGWMKFGDMDPHFEDAAFELETGQISEPVQTRHGWHIIRVDAQSKELILTEYDFSLERKRLRRIIRERHENRLSDSTVNAMMDQANLIFQPQIAPRVWTILRTHFRQLSNSGLLSDQGNSELGKFENEFEPILDEEMLRFAGTVWTVKDFLEKLPEMNRQLMLENLKKATAFLVRDELIHDAGLKRDLDQRPDVIGEIDDRRNQFLANLYLRYIAESQPISEVSIKKHYKQYASSKYLALDSLNILELTFSDQTEANELKIMLTEGLDPTDPTTLPHDAPEFQLVDLGWFQGAGSEHPDYYHRLVNVPIKTPVGPLTGSDGVRLILASKRYRHAKPLADIYEQVEQDAQADRLTKLRLLEVQRLSANVELKLDLKKLADLTLD; the protein is encoded by the coding sequence ATGAAAAATGATAAATCACAGATATTGATCCTTGTCGCGTTTGCCTCGTTCCTTTTGTCATCCTGCAGTAAAGATGAGTTGCCCCCCCATGTCATAGCAGAAGTGAGTGGGCGTCAGATCACAGCTGATGATTTTAAACGAGCCTATATCCCCGTGCTTTTATACTCTGACAAACCAGAATCTGCTCAAACCAGAGAGGAAGTGCTCAATTTCCTCATCGATCAAACCATTCTTGCCCAGGCCGCTCAAAACCTGCATTTGGACACCCCCCCCACTTTGGAAACGGTTACCAGAACAGCGCGAAAATCAGCTTTCACCAGAATTCTGTATACAGAATGGGTCAAACAACAGCTTCCGGAACCATCTGAAGCTGAATTGCGCCAGGCCTTTCAGCGCAGCCATAGCTCACTGCTGATACGACATCTCTTCATCAAAGACAGTTCTGAAGCTCGCCAGCTCCATGAGAACCTGACCAGCGGTGCCAACTGGGACTCCGTGGCAACCGTCACCTTTGAAGATCCATCCCTGGCAGCCAATGGGGGTGTTTTGGGCTGGATGAAATTTGGTGATATGGATCCGCACTTTGAAGATGCTGCCTTTGAGCTTGAAACAGGGCAAATCTCGGAACCTGTGCAAACCAGGCATGGCTGGCACATCATTCGCGTGGATGCTCAGAGTAAGGAATTGATCCTCACAGAATATGATTTTTCCCTGGAGCGCAAACGTCTGAGACGCATCATTCGGGAACGTCATGAAAATCGGCTTTCTGATTCTACCGTGAATGCAATGATGGATCAGGCTAACTTGATCTTTCAACCCCAAATCGCTCCTCGGGTATGGACCATCCTGAGGACTCATTTCAGACAGTTGTCAAACTCAGGATTACTCTCAGACCAGGGTAATTCAGAGCTGGGTAAATTTGAAAATGAATTTGAACCCATCCTTGATGAGGAAATGCTGCGCTTTGCAGGAACAGTCTGGACGGTGAAGGATTTCCTGGAAAAACTGCCCGAGATGAACCGGCAGTTGATGCTTGAAAATTTGAAAAAGGCCACGGCCTTTCTGGTTCGGGATGAGCTGATCCATGATGCAGGTTTGAAACGTGATCTTGATCAGCGGCCTGATGTTATCGGGGAGATCGATGACCGCAGGAATCAATTCCTGGCCAACCTGTATCTCCGCTACATAGCAGAATCTCAACCGATCTCAGAGGTCAGCATCAAAAAGCACTATAAGCAGTACGCCAGCAGCAAATACCTGGCACTGGACAGTCTCAACATCCTGGAACTCACATTCTCTGATCAAACTGAAGCAAACGAATTAAAAATAATGCTGACCGAAGGGCTTGACCCGACCGACCCAACAACCCTTCCCCACGATGCTCCTGAATTCCAATTGGTTGACCTGGGTTGGTTTCAGGGCGCTGGTTCAGAACACCCGGACTACTATCATCGCCTGGTCAACGTACCCATCAAAACCCCGGTGGGTCCACTTACCGGATCAGATGGGGTCAGGCTCATCCTGGCTTCAAAACGATATCGCCATGCGAAACCGCTGGCCGATATTTATGAACAAGTCGAACAGGATGCCCAGGCTGATCGCCTGACAAAGTTACGTTTACTGGAAGTTCAAAGATTGTCCGCCAATGTCGAACTCAAACTGGATCTGAAAAAACTAGCCGATCTCACGCTTGATTAA
- a CDS encoding alpha-amylase family glycosyl hydrolase yields MYFILIDRFVDGDSSNNSGGNPESYQSYDGTNPVALKHYQGGDLAGITQSLDSIRALGITMIWISPFLDNSDTDYVGWWPYHGYHPIDFYAVDEHFGTLDDLKNLVATAHKKGLKIIFDMPFNQTAADHPWIHDPSKKDWYHWDKDGNPYEITDWQDQEQIERGELHGLPDLAQENPEVSRYLYDVSKYWIEETGCDGFRLDAVKHIPLEFWSEYNKKIKALVGQDFLLLGEVFWGEATRIQPYVDVGFDYLFDIPGYYAIRNTFNKGGSLKDFSEFYQTTEQLLGSRSLATLIDNHDVARFNVGLGRHARDKQMLALGWLMTTPGLPVIYYGTELGMPGFDPVNANGEPQDFLNRHPYPEKIDTEQAAFRTHFIDLTQLRLQHAALASGKFREVYQDWSVYAYLRFLFDEQYLVILNNASTAEFLTLPEAEGLEIDQTKRIYGTGVLRLEDQEIWLHLPPNSLTIWQFEGSVSDDMTKRVEFTDRLSRDYQIIRLSYYDKESKVTQLQIAGDFNNWIPRDYSGSQTGHTLFVDIPLKPGVYSYKLVLNGVEWIADPNASEYLTDPYGGRNSILTVDRE; encoded by the coding sequence ATGTACTTCATACTCATTGACCGGTTTGTAGATGGAGATTCAAGCAATAACTCTGGAGGTAATCCTGAGAGTTATCAGTCCTATGATGGGACCAACCCCGTAGCCCTTAAACATTATCAGGGTGGCGATTTGGCTGGAATCACCCAGAGTCTGGATAGCATCAGAGCCCTGGGTATCACCATGATCTGGATCTCGCCTTTCCTGGACAACTCCGATACTGATTATGTGGGTTGGTGGCCCTATCATGGGTATCATCCCATTGATTTCTACGCTGTAGATGAGCACTTCGGAACCCTGGATGATCTTAAGAATCTGGTAGCAACTGCTCACAAAAAGGGCTTGAAGATCATCTTTGACATGCCTTTCAATCAAACCGCGGCCGATCATCCCTGGATCCATGACCCCTCCAAAAAGGACTGGTATCACTGGGATAAAGATGGAAACCCCTATGAAATTACAGATTGGCAGGATCAGGAGCAGATCGAGCGTGGGGAATTGCATGGTCTGCCTGATTTGGCTCAGGAAAATCCAGAGGTAAGTCGCTATCTCTACGATGTCTCAAAATACTGGATCGAGGAAACTGGTTGTGATGGATTTCGTTTGGATGCAGTCAAACATATTCCCCTGGAATTTTGGAGTGAGTATAATAAAAAGATAAAAGCATTGGTTGGTCAGGATTTCCTCTTGCTAGGGGAGGTATTTTGGGGCGAGGCTACCCGAATTCAGCCCTATGTCGATGTTGGGTTTGACTATCTGTTTGATATTCCAGGCTACTATGCCATTCGGAATACCTTTAATAAAGGTGGCTCGCTTAAAGATTTCTCTGAATTCTACCAGACCACGGAGCAGTTGTTGGGCTCCCGCTCTTTGGCTACGCTCATCGATAATCATGATGTAGCCAGGTTCAATGTTGGTCTGGGTCGGCATGCCCGGGACAAACAAATGCTGGCTTTGGGTTGGCTCATGACCACTCCGGGTTTGCCGGTGATCTATTATGGAACCGAGCTGGGTATGCCGGGATTTGATCCAGTCAATGCTAATGGCGAGCCTCAGGATTTCCTGAATCGACACCCTTATCCTGAAAAGATCGATACCGAACAAGCTGCGTTCAGGACTCACTTTATTGATCTGACCCAACTGCGACTGCAGCACGCCGCCTTAGCCTCAGGGAAGTTTAGAGAGGTTTATCAGGATTGGTCTGTATATGCTTACCTGAGATTCCTGTTTGATGAACAATATCTGGTGATCCTGAATAACGCTTCCACAGCAGAATTTTTAACGCTACCTGAAGCTGAGGGTCTGGAGATCGATCAAACCAAACGGATCTACGGGACAGGTGTGTTGCGCCTGGAAGATCAGGAAATCTGGCTTCATTTGCCGCCTAACAGCTTGACTATTTGGCAGTTTGAGGGTTCCGTGAGCGACGATATGACCAAGCGGGTTGAATTCACCGATCGACTATCCCGGGATTATCAGATCATCCGCCTGTCCTATTACGACAAGGAGTCGAAAGTAACGCAACTGCAGATTGCCGGTGATTTCAATAATTGGATCCCCAGGGATTATTCTGGTTCTCAAACAGGTCATACCCTTTTTGTGGATATCCCGCTTAAACCGGGAGTCTATAGCTATAAACTGGTTCTGAATGGGGTTGAGTGGATTGCTGACCCCAATGCATCAGAATATTTGACTGATCCGTATGGTGGTCGGAATAGTATCCTGACAGTTGACCGGGAATGA
- the selD gene encoding selenide, water dikinase SelD, producing MIRTLEINLTAQVKAAGUAGKIGPGDLDDILCGLDIKTHPDLLVGIENHDDSAVYKLSDEIAMVQSLDFFTPIVDDPFIFGQITAANALSDIYAMGARPITALNIVGFPVDDMDNSILHDILRGGIDKLDESGTLLTGGHSIKDDELKYGLSVTGIVHPDKLISNKGARPGDVLILTKALGTGIVATALKQKIAPNDQVDAMIQSMIQLNKYAAEVSVNYQINAMTDVTGYGLVGHLLEMLDASEMDAKILAKQLPLLPGTLEWAEKQIVPAGLRANQEFYRPRIAIGSEVSKIMELIAVDPQTSGGLLMSVLQKEAEELLDELHANGVIQASIVGEISNSSLEPHISLQ from the coding sequence ATGATTAGAACTCTTGAAATAAATCTGACCGCCCAAGTTAAAGCCGCTGGCTGAGCCGGGAAAATTGGTCCAGGGGACCTGGACGATATTCTCTGTGGGTTGGATATAAAGACCCACCCCGACCTGTTGGTTGGAATCGAAAATCATGATGACAGCGCTGTGTATAAACTCAGTGACGAGATCGCTATGGTCCAATCCCTGGATTTTTTCACTCCCATAGTGGATGATCCCTTCATCTTCGGGCAGATCACTGCTGCCAATGCTCTCAGTGATATTTACGCCATGGGTGCTCGTCCTATTACTGCCCTGAATATTGTGGGCTTTCCTGTTGATGATATGGATAATTCAATCCTCCATGATATTCTGCGTGGCGGAATCGACAAACTTGATGAATCAGGTACCCTTTTAACTGGAGGGCACTCCATTAAAGATGATGAACTCAAATATGGGCTTTCCGTCACTGGAATTGTGCACCCCGACAAATTAATATCCAATAAAGGCGCTCGACCTGGTGATGTCCTGATCCTTACCAAGGCACTTGGAACCGGCATTGTCGCCACTGCTTTAAAGCAAAAGATCGCCCCAAATGATCAAGTTGATGCCATGATCCAAAGTATGATCCAGCTCAATAAATATGCTGCCGAAGTTTCAGTAAACTACCAGATCAATGCCATGACTGATGTGACCGGCTACGGATTGGTGGGTCATTTATTGGAAATGTTGGATGCCAGCGAAATGGATGCGAAAATCCTTGCGAAACAATTGCCTCTATTACCAGGAACTCTGGAATGGGCTGAAAAACAAATCGTACCAGCCGGACTGCGGGCAAATCAGGAATTTTACAGACCCCGTATTGCCATTGGATCAGAAGTTTCGAAGATCATGGAATTGATCGCTGTTGATCCCCAGACCTCTGGTGGTTTGCTCATGAGCGTGCTCCAAAAAGAAGCTGAAGAATTGCTAGATGAGCTGCATGCTAATGGTGTGATTCAAGCCAGTATCGTTGGTGAGATCAGCAATAGCAGCCTGGAACCACACATCTCCCTGCAATAA
- a CDS encoding TonB-dependent receptor, with translation MRAHIFSTSSRMLMIVLFLFISGLQAGTTGKIAGFVHDADTGDPLIGCNVIVDGSTYGASVGLDGDFFITGLPPGNYSVTATMIGYQALRKTDVMVSVDLTTPLNFELGTQILEAGQVVTVTAERPLVVKDLTSSASHISSKELEAMPVETFGEVLEMQAGVVDGHIRGGRHGETLYMIDGIPVTDPYDGSMAVDIENASIQELQLITGAFNAEYGQAMSGVVNIVTKDGNDDFEWNVMGYAGDHLSSNSGIFRNIDSFKPLSQHNLQANFSGPIIPGKLTMFGTVRRFVAEGHLAGVRQYNIDDTFYDEIDPTSGLSGEGKWWLKGTYTGGSDSIAAGSIGYTPLELDSLMAFQEAGYRLGTGDSAFVPMNPYEKTSYHVKFTFKLTPRLALRLNLLQDQSYQRGWDEGMQLNPDAILHRYKDGSSVTFSVNHQLTERTFYQLGYSRVEYEWQQYKYKSQFAFSDSTDTDDDGVVDAINDDRQDIALVNALSTQQLYSYFTGGIHNSWFNRRTNSQVFKADITSQLSRVVELKAGAQARLDDIYRLFYSYDTQTGKPFGFDLAVNPMELSAYGQTKLEFKSLIVNAGLRFDYFNSDGSLPVDPRDPDAYSPIKPEHRWKDADGDGHIDDSEPFVDADSSGSWSIGETYTDVDNDGVYDLSEKTDANRFTEAERLAFWYTKATPKWQISPRIGIGYPISDRGVIHVSYGHFFQIPNLEDLFNNPEYRMNSGTGLVNTLMGNPDLEPQQTISYEIGLQQELTDDFGINVNFYFRDIRNLISADKVVLTYDQRKYAMYVNRDYANTRGVTLSFEKRYSQMWMANVDYTFQISEGNASDPNAAFYARQGDSEPEVRLLRLDWDQRHSLNSNITIGNLEDWGLSFNARLGSGLPYTPSDDQGNLGVATPNSETKPFTQMYDLKVYKNLVVAGFRMNVYAKLDNVFDTMNQYGVYGDTGTSEYTLSQLRAESNNAIEAINTLDDYFMHQTWYAEPRRFTVGFSIGGR, from the coding sequence TTGAGAGCACATATTTTCTCCACATCATCACGTATGCTGATGATCGTTTTATTTCTTTTTATTTCAGGATTACAGGCAGGTACAACAGGGAAGATCGCAGGATTTGTACATGATGCAGACACCGGTGATCCATTGATCGGTTGTAATGTAATTGTTGACGGATCCACTTACGGAGCCTCAGTCGGCCTGGATGGTGATTTCTTTATTACTGGTTTGCCCCCTGGTAATTATTCTGTTACTGCCACGATGATCGGCTATCAGGCCTTACGCAAAACAGATGTCATGGTTTCAGTTGATCTCACAACCCCCCTCAACTTTGAACTGGGAACCCAGATTCTCGAAGCGGGTCAAGTGGTTACGGTTACTGCTGAGCGTCCCCTGGTGGTCAAAGATCTAACATCAAGTGCCTCCCATATATCTTCCAAAGAATTGGAAGCCATGCCAGTTGAGACCTTTGGTGAGGTTCTGGAAATGCAGGCCGGTGTGGTCGATGGTCACATCCGCGGTGGTCGCCACGGAGAAACCTTGTACATGATCGATGGTATCCCGGTAACTGATCCCTACGATGGCAGTATGGCGGTTGATATTGAGAATGCCTCGATTCAGGAATTGCAACTCATCACCGGTGCGTTCAATGCTGAATACGGACAAGCCATGTCCGGCGTGGTTAACATCGTGACCAAAGATGGAAATGATGACTTTGAATGGAACGTCATGGGTTATGCCGGAGACCATCTTTCTTCAAATTCAGGGATATTCAGGAATATTGATAGTTTCAAGCCGCTCTCACAACACAACCTTCAGGCCAATTTCTCCGGACCCATCATCCCTGGCAAATTGACCATGTTTGGTACCGTGCGCCGATTTGTGGCTGAGGGTCATCTGGCTGGAGTTCGTCAATACAATATTGATGATACTTTTTATGATGAGATCGACCCCACAAGTGGCCTTAGCGGTGAAGGCAAGTGGTGGCTAAAGGGGACCTATACAGGTGGATCTGACAGTATTGCTGCAGGGAGTATTGGATATACACCACTTGAGCTGGATTCGCTGATGGCATTTCAGGAAGCCGGCTATCGATTGGGGACAGGCGACTCTGCATTTGTACCGATGAATCCATATGAAAAAACCTCCTATCATGTAAAATTTACTTTTAAACTCACTCCCAGGCTGGCCTTACGCTTGAATCTGTTACAGGATCAATCCTATCAGCGCGGTTGGGATGAGGGGATGCAGCTTAATCCAGATGCTATTCTCCATCGCTATAAAGATGGTAGCAGTGTTACCTTCAGCGTCAATCATCAATTGACTGAAAGAACCTTCTATCAACTGGGGTACTCCCGGGTTGAGTATGAATGGCAACAGTATAAATACAAATCCCAATTCGCTTTTTCGGATTCCACAGATACTGATGATGACGGTGTTGTGGATGCAATCAATGATGATCGCCAGGATATTGCTCTGGTCAATGCACTGTCAACCCAACAGCTCTATAGCTACTTCACGGGTGGCATTCACAATTCGTGGTTCAATCGACGAACCAATTCCCAGGTGTTCAAGGCTGATATTACCAGCCAATTGAGTCGGGTCGTTGAGTTGAAAGCCGGTGCGCAAGCCCGTCTGGATGATATATACCGTCTTTTTTATTCCTATGATACGCAGACAGGCAAACCTTTTGGTTTTGATCTGGCAGTAAACCCCATGGAGCTATCCGCTTATGGTCAGACCAAGCTTGAGTTTAAAAGTCTGATCGTGAATGCCGGTTTGCGCTTCGACTACTTTAATTCTGATGGTTCCCTGCCGGTTGATCCCCGTGACCCGGATGCCTATTCTCCCATCAAGCCTGAGCACCGGTGGAAAGATGCTGATGGCGATGGGCATATTGATGATTCAGAACCCTTTGTGGATGCTGATTCCAGTGGGAGCTGGTCAATTGGTGAGACCTATACCGATGTTGACAATGATGGTGTTTACGACCTGTCTGAAAAAACCGATGCTAATCGCTTCACTGAAGCAGAACGTCTGGCTTTCTGGTATACGAAAGCAACTCCCAAGTGGCAGATCAGTCCGCGTATTGGAATTGGTTATCCCATATCGGATCGTGGGGTCATCCATGTTTCGTACGGACACTTTTTCCAGATCCCCAATCTTGAGGATCTATTCAATAACCCGGAATACCGTATGAATAGCGGGACAGGGCTGGTAAATACCCTCATGGGAAACCCTGACCTGGAACCGCAGCAAACCATTTCATATGAGATCGGATTGCAGCAAGAATTGACGGATGATTTTGGGATCAACGTCAATTTTTATTTTAGGGACATCCGTAATCTGATCTCAGCTGATAAAGTGGTGCTGACCTACGATCAGCGCAAATACGCCATGTATGTCAATCGTGATTATGCCAATACCCGTGGCGTGACCCTGTCTTTTGAAAAACGCTATTCCCAGATGTGGATGGCTAATGTGGACTATACCTTCCAGATCTCTGAGGGTAATGCCTCTGATCCTAACGCTGCCTTTTACGCCCGTCAGGGTGACAGTGAGCCTGAGGTTCGATTGCTGCGACTGGACTGGGATCAGCGACACAGTCTGAACTCAAATATCACTATCGGGAACCTGGAAGACTGGGGCTTGAGTTTTAACGCTCGCCTGGGTAGTGGTTTGCCTTATACACCCAGTGATGATCAGGGGAATCTGGGCGTGGCTACTCCGAATTCAGAGACCAAACCTTTTACGCAGATGTATGATCTGAAGGTGTACAAGAATCTGGTTGTAGCCGGTTTCCGGATGAATGTATATGCCAAACTGGATAATGTCTTCGACACGATGAATCAGTATGGCGTTTATGGTGATACCGGAACCTCTGAATACACGCTCTCTCAATTACGGGCAGAATCGAACAACGCCATAGAGGCGATCAACACATTGGATGACTATTTCATGCATCAAACCTGGTATGCTGAGCCGCGACGATTTACGGTGGGCTTTTCCATTGGAGGCAGATAA